The DNA segment TTGCGATACGCCTGGTGATCTGGAAAAGCACCGCCGCGGTTGCAACCTGCCAGAAAAGGTCCAGCCATCTTATTGCGTGTATTGAATAGCTGAACAAAAACTCACTCAACGCATAGATGTAATAAATCGCAGGGGGTTTCGTATCCCAGAAATCCCTGAAGGGGACCGCTCCTTTGAGCACGAGATGTCCCGCGTAGGCAAACATCCCCTGGTCCCTGCCTGGTGGGTAGATGAGGGTCGGGAGCATTACAAAGAGGGCGAGCCCAACCAGCAGGAGAAGCTTGACCGGCGAGGTATTTTTGCTAAAAATAATGTTCATGTGCGATAATCATTATATGACCTACCTTACAGAGAGCGGAATATATTTCCCGCTTTTTTCATCATAGGCCATGATGGGTTTTTCTTTAAGGTGGTTCCAGCACCGGTAGCCGGCCAGGGCATAGTAGATTTCTTCGTATTGATCAACCGGCCTTCCGAGCCCGTCGATGAGCATAAGTCCCTTGCCTTCCTCTGTGTGCTTCAACCAAAAGTCCAGAGATTCTGAAGGGGTGGACTTGACGTCATACCATACTATAACACGATAAATGCTGGGATTATCCAGATTAGAAAGATTTTCCGGATATGCCAGCAGATGATGGATCGGGAGGAGCAGGCAAATCAGTATGCCGGCCCATTTGAGCCCCGCAGGCCGGGTTTCCCGACCGGTCAGATAATACCAGACGATCGCGTAGACGGCATAGATTGCCGCTAGGATTCCCGTGCACCGGCGGATGCCCGGCGCGTTCATGTCCAGATTGGGAAGAATAAGATTGAGGACAAGCAACAACCAGCTGAGAAGCAGGACGAGCCGGAGCGACCTTCTTGTAAAAAACAAAACTATCCCTGCAATCATGACAAATGCAACCGGGATGATCCCCGTCGCGCCTGAAAATTCGGTGCGTGAGAGCTCGAAGTGATAACCCTGGCCCCGCACAACCAGTTCTCTGAAGACAACTTTCAGACATCCGGCAAGAGCGGACAGATCCGGCTTGATGCCGCCTCCGCCGCGGAATAAGCCCCTTGTCGTAACTGGGTCATAAACGAGAATACTTCTGTTCTTTACATACAGGAAGCCGACCAGTAAGGGCACCATGAAGGCAGCAATGCTTAAAAGCACATTTCCCGTTACATACAGGGCACCGCGCATTTTAGCCCGCTTCCCGAGCTGTCGAAGATACAGAATAATCAGAACCGGCAGGTAAAGGATAAAAACAGGATACGACGTGCACGCTATCATAACCAGTCCCCAGAGCGCTATTTGTATGATGGCAACCAGCCATTTCTTATCGAAATTGAGCTTCGTTACCAGAAAGAGACAAATGGGGAAGTACTGAAGATCGAAGCCGTAGCCGCCTTGCATCATGCTGAAATAGAGAAAAATCGGCGAGAGTCCTATAGTGATAAGGGGCAGCCAGGCCCTGCCTGCGCCCATCAAGTTCCGAAGCACGCCTGCCAGGCAAAAGATTGAAACGAGATGGATTGCCAGCCGGACGATCTTGGCCGTGTGAAGTCCGAAGCCAAAGCAGTTATAAACAAAAAGCAACAGACCGTACCACCCGATGTTGGTTGACGCCCCGTTGTAGACAATGCGGTGCTGTAGCAAATACACGTTGCGAACAGATTCCATCAGTTCTTCATAACGGATCTGATTCATGGAGCGGAAGGAGTAAACGGCCTGTAAGCCAAAAAGCAGCGCTGCAAGCCACCAGTAGAGTGAAACCGTAGCACCGGTTTTCCCTGAAATAGACTTGCTCGATAAGTTCTGCAAGAAATTGAACCCCTGAAATAGTTTTCCCGTAACCGGCGAGTAACCGACTCCAAACCTCATAATCCCTTACTGATTAAGCTAAATAAGGAAGATTGCGCCCAAGATAATCGAAAAGCTCACCTGAGCGGATGAGGCAGGGCGCCCCGCCGGCAAGCCAGAGCGCAAAAATACAGCCCCAGAATTGCCAGTGCCCCTAATGTTATTCGCGCACCCAGAGCAAACGATCGCGACTCATAGCGGAATGTCACCATGTGCGCCCCCGCATCAAGTGCAACCGCCCTGAATGCATAGTTCGCGCGGAGTATTTCATTGCGCTGACCATCGACGTACGCCATCCATCCTGGATAATAGACATCGCTCAGGACAAGCACGCCAGCATCGGGGAGCGTCGCTCTGATGACGACCTCCCGCGGGAGCGAGCTCGTCAGCTCAACCCGGGTTATCTGTCCCGCCACCATCTTCTCAGGCAACGTCACGCCCGGTTTCTTCTCAAGGATGACCTCGCGGGCGAAATCAAAATGCTCACCCAATTCGTGAAGAATTTTCTCGCGATCGGAAATAATCCGGGCTTTATGGACCACGTATGCGCGGGGAATGGGTGTCTCCCGCTCATAGATATTTGTCCCGTCGCCTCCAAAACTCAGCCGATAGCCCGCCCTCATAAAACGCTGCTCCGCGGGAAGGATCAGATATCGGAGGCCAAGTGCCTCCAGCATCGGCGTGACGGTGTTGATGGCAAAGGTGAGCTGCGTTGCGGAGGAGACCCCCTGTGAGAAATCCACATATTCCTTGTAACTTCCCACGTTCGTCGTCTCATACCCATCAATGGCATAGATCCCCACGTTCATGTTCTGATTGGCGCCGGGCACTGCGATACTGGGGGCGAGGATTCTGAAGTCCGAACGGTCAGACGTAAAAAAATCAGCCACTCCCCTCGGCCAGTAGCAGGACGAGAGCGGGCTCACCATGATGTACTTCGAACCGTAGTGCCAGAGGTCAGTGAGGGAGATGCAGAGGATGAGCGCGCTCACAATCGCCGGCCATTGTTTCTTGTGCGTTGCAATCAAGATAACAGAAGATGATACTCCCAGCCAGATGGCAGCAGTGAGAATGCCTCTCCACGCAACGTGGTAGGTGGCGCGTATCAGCTGGATGTCTGCGGGATGGGGCGGAGGAGTCCCCTCAAAACCCCTCGCTGCGCGATAACGTAATGCCGCCTGCCAGAGAGAGGAGCGTTCCCCTCCGCTGGCGGCCATGACCAGACAGAGCAGCAGAAGAAGAAGGGCCAGCGCAAGCGTTGCGCCGCCAACGATCAGGAATTGCTTTTTTCTTTCCCCGGAGCACCTGGTCACACAGTGGCACCCATACCCTGCAAGCACGGAGAGAGAAAACGTCGTCAGGAATATGAATTTAGCCTGCCCCCTGAAGAGGGTAAAGCCGGGAACGTGATAGTAGAATATTTTAAAAAGCGGAGAATAGGCCCCGAATGCCAGCAGGAGTGAAAAGAGCGCCAATCCTGAAAAGAACAAGGTATAGCGATTCCGGATAAACAGCGATCCTATCAACGCAAGCACGAGTGGGAGGATTCCCACATAGGCGCAGGTCTCCCAGAGCAGCCATCTCCCCCAATATCGCACCTCGTGCATGTCACCCAAGAAACCGGGGACAAGGAAAGTGACGATATTCTCCGGAGGGAAAGAAACATCGCTCACCGCCTTTGGATCACGAAGCAACGTGCGACTTGAGTGAGTGGTGAATTCCATGCTCGGGAATAGCTGGATCGCGGAGAGTGCAATGCCCACCACAAGAATGACCACGATGCCCCCGCATACGTATCCGAGGGGCGAAATACTCCCCGCCCCGCGGCAGTCGATGAGCCCCCGGAACAGCAGATACAGCACAAGCGCACCCAGGCAATACGCCATGTATTGGGGGTGCCCGGCAAGGACCTGCAGCGCGAGCACGGCCCCCCCGAGGATATAGTAGCGCATCTCCTTCTTGCGCAACGCAATCTCGGCGAGGAGCAGGGAGAGCGGGAACCAGGACAACGGATTGAATATATGGCCCGGAAAAAGCTGGACGAGGTACGGCCCGGAGAAGATAAAGGTGAGTGCAGAAACGAGCGCGCTGAAGCGGTCTCCCAGGAGATACCTCACGAACGCGTACGTGAGGACACCGGTGAGAAAGAAATGAAAAGCGATCGAGTAGTTAAGGGCGCTGTGGACAGGTATAAAGAGGAATATGAGGTTGAGGGGATAGAATATTGCGGAGTGCCAGTTTGCAACAAATGGCACCCCGCAGAAGAGATACGGATTCCAGAGCGGGATCACTCCCTTTTTCAGAAGACCAAACCCGAAGAGCCTCAAGGGATATATGTGGTGGGTGAGATCGAGAAAAATGGGATGGCTGAGGATAACCTGGGAATTGAAGAACGATTTCCTGAAAAGGGCAACTGTAACAAAGAGAAGGAGCAGGATACAATACCGATCTCTCAACCGCGGCATCGCTTCCTCGGGTGCATTGTTACTCATTACGTTCTCGTGGAGATTGTCAGTGCAGACGCTTTACGCGCCAAAACTATCACCAACACTGATTCACTGTGCACACCAGCATAATTTTGTACTGTGCCCCCTGTCAGACAATCCTTCCGTCAACCATCCTCAGGTGCCGGTGGGCTATGGCCGCGAGGGCATCATTGTGTGTGACGATGACGAATGTCTGCCCCGAGCGCGCGTTGAGCTCCGCGATGAGCTGGTGGAGCTCGGCGCTCGTGCGCGTGTCGAGGTTGCCGGTCGGCTCGTCGGCGAGCACCAGGCTCGGCTCATTCATGAGCGCCCGCGCAATGGCAACACGCTGCTGCTCGCCGCCGGAGAGCTCGGCCGGCTTGTGCCGGATTCGATCCCGCAGCCCCACGAGCCCCAGGAGCTCTTCCGCCCGCCGCTCGCGTTCCGCCCCCCTGGCGAACTTCCCCTCCGCGTACACGAGCGCGGGCATGAGGACATTCTCGAGGGCGGTGAACTCAGGCAGAAGATGGTAGAACTGGAATACAAAACCGATGCGGAGGTTCCTGAGCCTGGCGCGTGCGTTCTCCGAGAGGAGGAACAGATCCTGCCCCTCGATCAGCACGCTGCCGCTGTCCGGGCGGTCGAGTGCTCCCATCAGATGGAGGAGGGTGCTCTTCCCGACTCCTGAAGGTCCCACAATCGAGAGTATCTCTCCGCGGGATATCGAGAGATCAATCCCCCTGAGCACATGCAGCCGCGTTTCCCCGCTCAGGTAGGACTTGCACAACCCCCTCACCTCGAAGAACGGTTCCTCATGACTGGGCGGAGCAACGCCTGAGAGGCTACTCATAGCGCAGCGCCTCCACCGGGTCGAGCCGGGAGGCCTGCCACGCCGGATAGAGCGCAGCAGCCGTGCTCAGGGCGATGGCGATGGCGGCGGTCAGGGAGATCCTCACCCATGACAGTTCCACGGGGATCTTGTCCAGGTAGTAGATATCGCTCTTGAACAACTGGAACCCCGTGAGCCAGCCGATGAAATCCGCGATCGGATTGATCGAATCCGAAAAGAGGTATCCCGCCGCCACCCCCATGAGGGCGCCTGTGATGCCGATGAGCGCGCCCTCCATCGTGAAGATGGTCATGATGCTGCGGGGTTTTACCCCGATCGCCTTCAGAATCCCGATATCCTTCGTCTTCTCCATCACCACCATGATCATGGTGCTCGCGATATTGAGGGCGGCGACGAGCACGATGAGGGCGACAATAAAGAACATGACCTTCTTCTCCATCCTCACCGCGGCGAAGAGGTTGGGGTTCTTCTCCATCCAGCTCTTGACCAGATACGGGGAGGGGAACGCCGTCTTGAGCTCCCGTTCCACCCTGCGCGTCAGGTCCATATCTCTAATCTTCACGCTCACGCCATGGACCGCGCCATCGAACCGGAAGAGCTTCTGAGCGGTGTTCAGGTCAACATAGACGAGCGAGGAGTCGTACTCGTACATGCCGGAGTTGAAAATGCCGGCGATGACCCGGTCGAGCACGACGGGGACGGGCCCCGCGGGGGTCTGCACCTCAACGGGGGAGACGATCTTGACCTCGTCGCCCACGTCAAATCCCATATCCTTCGCGAGCTCCTCCCCCACGATGATCCCGGCCCCCGATTCGAGGAGATTCCCCTGCGCAATGTACTTCCTGAGCGCGGTCGTCTTCCCCTCGCGCAGGGGATCAATTCCCTTCA comes from the Candidatus Auribacterota bacterium genome and includes:
- a CDS encoding YfhO family protein, which translates into the protein MSNNAPEEAMPRLRDRYCILLLLFVTVALFRKSFFNSQVILSHPIFLDLTHHIYPLRLFGFGLLKKGVIPLWNPYLFCGVPFVANWHSAIFYPLNLIFLFIPVHSALNYSIAFHFFLTGVLTYAFVRYLLGDRFSALVSALTFIFSGPYLVQLFPGHIFNPLSWFPLSLLLAEIALRKKEMRYYILGGAVLALQVLAGHPQYMAYCLGALVLYLLFRGLIDCRGAGSISPLGYVCGGIVVILVVGIALSAIQLFPSMEFTTHSSRTLLRDPKAVSDVSFPPENIVTFLVPGFLGDMHEVRYWGRWLLWETCAYVGILPLVLALIGSLFIRNRYTLFFSGLALFSLLLAFGAYSPLFKIFYYHVPGFTLFRGQAKFIFLTTFSLSVLAGYGCHCVTRCSGERKKQFLIVGGATLALALLLLLLCLVMAASGGERSSLWQAALRYRAARGFEGTPPPHPADIQLIRATYHVAWRGILTAAIWLGVSSSVILIATHKKQWPAIVSALILCISLTDLWHYGSKYIMVSPLSSCYWPRGVADFFTSDRSDFRILAPSIAVPGANQNMNVGIYAIDGYETTNVGSYKEYVDFSQGVSSATQLTFAINTVTPMLEALGLRYLILPAEQRFMRAGYRLSFGGDGTNIYERETPIPRAYVVHKARIISDREKILHELGEHFDFAREVILEKKPGVTLPEKMVAGQITRVELTSSLPREVVIRATLPDAGVLVLSDVYYPGWMAYVDGQRNEILRANYAFRAVALDAGAHMVTFRYESRSFALGARITLGALAILGLYFCALACRRGALPHPLR
- a CDS encoding ABC transporter ATP-binding protein; protein product: MSSLSGVAPPSHEEPFFEVRGLCKSYLSGETRLHVLRGIDLSISRGEILSIVGPSGVGKSTLLHLMGALDRPDSGSVLIEGQDLFLLSENARARLRNLRIGFVFQFYHLLPEFTALENVLMPALVYAEGKFARGAERERRAEELLGLVGLRDRIRHKPAELSGGEQQRVAIARALMNEPSLVLADEPTGNLDTRTSAELHQLIAELNARSGQTFVIVTHNDALAAIAHRHLRMVDGRIV
- a CDS encoding lipoprotein-releasing ABC transporter permease subunit, which translates into the protein MQLPFELFVGFRYLKAKRKHRFISFITVISLAGVALGVMALIVVLAVMSGFEREMKDKVIGVYSELTIEVRPVMRDYEGVIRNAEQLPDVLAAAPYIIGQVIVRGARQARGVVVKGIDPLREGKTTALRKYIAQGNLLESGAGIIVGEELAKDMGFDVGDEVKIVSPVEVQTPAGPVPVVLDRVIAGIFNSGMYEYDSSLVYVDLNTAQKLFRFDGAVHGVSVKIRDMDLTRRVERELKTAFPSPYLVKSWMEKNPNLFAAVRMEKKVMFFIVALIVLVAALNIASTMIMVVMEKTKDIGILKAIGVKPRSIMTIFTMEGALIGITGALMGVAAGYLFSDSINPIADFIGWLTGFQLFKSDIYYLDKIPVELSWVRISLTAAIAIALSTAAALYPAWQASRLDPVEALRYE